Genomic DNA from Chaetodon trifascialis isolate fChaTrf1 chromosome 19, fChaTrf1.hap1, whole genome shotgun sequence:
AAATTTGTTTCATTCTTGCATTTGCAATTGCTTTTCTTGCAACACAGCACAATATAATAGacatgtgtgtgtcctggctAACATGACACAGGGATTCCAGtcagaaacaacagagagaggacacaagTTCCCATTAGTGGGCAGCACAGATTAAAAGCACAGAAATCCCCTCACACAAGTGAAATTggaattaaaaagaaagcaaaattaGCATAATAGAGattgctgctgctcactgtggaCAGTCCTATTAGTAATATTAACATTTATGAAATTATTCCAGTTTATCATTAAAATATACTAAAATACCAGACACTATATGCTAGATGTGTTAGGTGTCAATACCAGATTTAATAAGCATtattcactgactgactgatctaTTGATACTGAACATTTTCCAACCGTTACTTTTGCGACCATTACTTCTGTGTCACAGAAGcacagcacaggtgtaaataacaaatgaatgaaagtagTTTCAGTGTACTGACAttgttcatgctggctcactgtcacactttCACAGCACAATAGAAccattgttattgttgttagtGACGCCTGTGCTTTTCCGACTATGACAAGGCAAAACGtctactgaaaaaaaaaggcctattctttaaaaaaaaaccttttcccTTCTAATTTTGTGGATATCAAGTCTATGGCAGAGATCTGCTTGCAACTCAAGATGAAACAACTTGAAATGACTTATGAATAAATTATGAATGGATTATGAAATAATATttgctgagagtgtgtgtaagCAAAGACTTGTGTGAGTTTCTTGCTGATTGCACTTTGTTGCTCTGTTTGCTATATTGCCAGTCTCCTCAGCTACTCGGATGCAATTTAGCAGAGTCTTCAGTGAGATTTATCACTTTGGAGAGAAACTATGCAGGGAAATACAAACTGCTATGTTAAATTACTTTTAAGTTTGTCAGAAGAGGCTGAAACTTCTCCTAACTATAATAgctgcattttcctttttcttgaAGGGATGTTACATTCCCCTACTAGTACATTGTGCACCACTGTAAGCTGCAAAACTACGAGAAACACTTTGGAATTTGACTTATATTGACATAATGACATTTTGGGGTTAAGTTATAATCAAGTTGGTGTTGAGGTTTGAGAGTTTTTTGGTGGGAAGTTACATTAACAGTATGATGGTGACCCTAACATGGTCCTGTCTATTCTATTCGAAGCAATTCTGATTATTATTGGCATATTTTTTATGTCACATTGTCAAAGCATAAATTCATGTTGTTGAATAAtacatgtaaaaaataaaacaagagagTAATTTAATCCCAAAACGAAGAGAATCGTAAACAGTAAAATCATGTAGGATACATATCTAAAATAACAAGAAAAGGTGAAGTAAAACTACGTCGTCCAGTCGAGCCTACACCGCGCATGCGCAGTCCATTGCTAAGGAAGAAAGGGGAAAATGTCTTTGACGAGGTGAGTACAGCGACCaggccttttgtgtttttattgtatcaTCACTTGTATAATATGTCGCTTCCACTTTATGTTGTACGGTGTAGAGATTGCGTTCAAGACTtcagattgatttttttggtcTGTCTGCTAtagtttctttgttttaatcAAAGCTAACGGCATCAGCTAATGGCAGTTAGCTGAAACAGTATGTCGTAAGCTAATGCTAAACGTTTGGCATTAAcagttagctagcgttagctagtTTAGCGGCACGCAGCCGTGGGCACAACACGTTTATCAACTGTGTGGTAGTGATGTGCTAGCTACGTACCTCAATTTGGTACTTGAAAATTGTAACGATATGAAGCTTGTTTGCTTGCTAGCTGGCTAACAGTTTCAACACCCCCCAAACAACGAGGGTACTCGGTGCCGCTGTCGGCTAACGGAAGCTAAGGCTTACAACAGTTGTGCTGTTGTACAAAACAATCGGACTTACATGGCTATTACATGTGTCCAGCTTTTTACCGGCGCCGACCCAGCTGTCTCAAGACCAgttggaggcagaggagaggctCCGGGCTCAGAAGTCCTACTCCACCGCCTTGGTGTCGTCCCGCAGAGAGCCTCCTCCATATGGACATCGACAAGGCTGGGTGCCTCGTTCACTTGAGGTAAAGCGTGCTAAAACGGCTCGGACGGGTTTTTATCATATTTGGTGGTGGTTTGGGGATATTTCTTGTCTGATGTCCCACACTTATGTCTTTAAAGGCTAATCAACACCACCTCACTGTTGCTGTTAAATCTGTGTCTCTGTAGGATTTTGGAGATGGAGGAGCTTTCCCAGAAATCCATGTGGCCCAGTTTCCTCTGGAGATGGGTAGGAAGAAGAAGACCTCCAATGCCCTGGCTGTGCAGGTGGATGCAGAAGGAAAGATCAAGTATGATGCCATTGCCAGGCAAGGCCAATCCAAGGATAAGGTACACAGGCAAAAGACTGCTTCAGCAGTCAGCAAGGATACTTTCAACATACAGTTAAAAGACTCATTCACACATGACCTTAAAATGTCAAGTGATATGACATTACATGACTTGCCAAATTCTGCAGTCATTGCTTGTTGCGCTAGTTATTTCTAAGCCTTTCTCATCTTTCATTGTTGCAGGTGGTCTTCAGTAAGTACACAGACCTTCTCCCAAAGGAAGTTCTGAATGAAGACACTCCAGAACTACAGAAGCCTGACGAGGAGGCTGTGAAAGAGGTAAACCACGTTCCAATGTGCATTCATGGAAAGACAGGTTGACTTATTCCCGGCACTATAGATTTGACTTCTTAAGGATCGTGTAGCTTTACATCATATACCTAAGGAGAgcattcagtgtttgcagaaCTAAGTAAATTTTGCCAACTTAGAAAGTGTTAAAACAGTGTGTCACCATAATCTCAGTCAGAATTGTTTGTGACCACCTGTTATTCaatttttgctttaattttaCTGAGTTTGAATGAGGTAAATCTGCTAATCAGTCTACATCTAAACTTGTGTCATCTGTAGCTGACAGAGAAGACCCGCGCTGCTCTGGATAAGCAGGTGTCTCAGAAGATCGCTGCTGCCATGCCTGTaagagcagcagacaaacaggctCCTGCACAGTACATCAGGTATGTATCACAGTTTGAACACAGTTTCAATACAAGTTTAGTCCACAGAAAGTCAACAGGGAGAGCTGCATTGCTTTACAAATGTGAGTTCATTTAATGCTAACATCACGTGGGATTTATGGTAGTGATGAGAAAGCTTCCCAGTGGTGACATATGACGTCATGAAACTCTTAAGAACATACTGTTTATTGATTTAAATGGTCGTCcctttcacttttatttatgtatttggtGAAGGTAGAAGTTTTACACATGGTGACACATTTCTTCTTCCCCTTTTGCCTCTCCCTAAGGTACACCCCATCCCAGCAGGGAGTAGCTTTTAACTCAGGGGCCAAACAGAGGGTGATCCGCATGGTGGAAATGCAGAAAGATCCAATGGAACCTCCACGTTTCAAGTAAGTAAACATGTGTCTGACTCTGGAACTTGAGGCATTTCAGTTAATAAAGTCagtattacatttttttcattgtgtttttatgtgtttttttctgtgtgaagagTGCTTGTTGTAGTTTGCTAATCTGAATTGAGCATGAAGTAGTAGCCAAAGGACATCTAAGTGAGAATTAAGTAGTAAGACGCAGAAGGATTTAAAAGAAACATTAAACAATTAAAACCCAATTGAAACACTTTGGTGGGATGTAATTCATAACCTGTTCAAGTTCTGTCTTGAGCAAAATTCCCTTGAAAATCTTAATGAATAATTCTAGTAATAACTGCACATTTGCCCTTTGATATATTTAGATGTCTAAAATTGGATCTTGGTATTATAAAGAAGTCATTTTTGACCAGAATGTCAAATTAAACTTGGGTCACAATTTATTGTTTTCCTTTTGACTGTTTTTCCTGTGTAATGATTTATCTGTTCAATTCCTGTATTTTCCAACCCACCTCAGTCTGGCGAAAATGAAGAGATTTGATGAGTGTAATTTTATGTTTCAGGATCAACAAGAAGATTCCTCGAGGACCTCCTTCTCCCCCTGCCCCTGTCATGCATTCCCCAAGCAGAAAGGTACAGTTTGCAGAAATGTTAGAAACATTCCAGTGCTTTCATGCTGCATTGAAGAATCAAAATGTCATTGTTAGCATTGCTTGAAAAATCTGTTTGACAGTTTCTCCCTTTTTGTTGTAGATGACAGTAAAGGAGCAGCAGGAGTGGAAGATTCCTCCATGCATCTCCAACTGGAAAAACGCAAAGGTAAGATGACACCAGAATTAATTGGTGCACTTGACTTTTACTTTTGTATCTGAATGTCACATTGTGAGTAAGTCTTGCAGGCTTATTTGTGTTTCTAGGCTTTTTTTTTAGTTAGGTTATATTGATAAACATCAGAGTTTTAGATCTTGTCATGGTAATTCCAGTTTCATTATCCTActgccttttttaaaaatccctGCTAATTTTTTCCCCTCAATGTCCTTAATATCTTTCAGGGCTACACCATTCCTCTTGACAAACGCCTGGCTGCTGATGGTCGGGGGCTGCAAACAGTTCACATCAATGAAAACTTTGCCAAGTTGGCTGAGGCGCTGTACATTGCTGACAGAAAGGTGCACCACAATCGCCCCAGAATTGTTTCATTGCATAAAATGTGTACCTTTCTTAACCCGTATTTAAATTATATACTGAAATGCTGATTGTTTCCATAGGCCAGAGAGGCAGTGGAGATGAGAGCCCAGGTAGAGAAGAAGATGGCccagaaggagaaggaaaagaaggaggagaaactgaGGGAACTGGCCCAGATGGCTCGAGACCGCAGGGCAGGGATCAAAAGTCATGGAGACAAAGGTGAGTCCTGAAGATAAGGattattttgtcatgtttgtgtgtgtgtgtgtgtgtgtgtgtgtgtgtttgtactttaGTGCAGCAGACTCTGTTGTCAGTATTGTCCAAATCTGGCGCATGAGTGGCATAAGTGATGGCACCATTTTTCACCCTGCCAGTGTTGACAGGACCAGTAGGCTGTGAAATGATGTGTGTGCTTCCCAGCTGATCATTTACATACACCTtagaagaaaaatcaatgctgtgtttcctgtttttgactGGAAAACATCACACTGAATCAGAAATTCTGGATTACTtcttaaaaatgttttggtGAAAATTCTCTGACTGCTGACAGTGTGTATCAGTCCCCTGCCTCATATTTcttccaatttttttttcattatcctTAACATCACCTACAACCCACCTCCACTTTTCCTCACCTgtcttctcatttctctctctctgtccctatGTTTCATATCATTTCCTCTGCACCATTTCACATCATCTGTCTCCCACTCCTCCACTCATGTGGGTTTTATTTCTTcgtttgtttttaaatgtcctttttgtttctttgcaccccgttctccctcctcctcattcaTCCATCTCCACCCATCTCACGCGGCAGGTGGCGAGGACGGTGAGGCCAGGGAGCGTGACGAGATCCGCCatgacagaaggaaagagagacagcacgACAGGAACATTTCCAGAGCTGCTCCTGATAAGAGGTGCTGGACACGCACTTTAAACACACTGCATGTGAACTCACCCACCCCTCCTCTcagtatatgcacacacagatgcaccgCTCGCTGCTGAATCATTCATGGGGCCAGCAGTAATACTGAACAAACGCAGCGGGATCCAGCAGACTACTCACGCAGTAGTCCTTGCAGTGATCCACAcactgtttgtgcatgtgagaTGTGtgatcagtttgtgtgtgaagtcagGTTGTCATTCGATGGAAGCGCGGGTCTCTGGAGGAGTGCAGGAATTGAAATTCAGAGGGAGAGCTCATTACAATCACAATTCCAGCTGTCAGAAAGCAGAAACCTTGTTATCTTAAAATTACCTTTCACTTAACTTTGAAATGGCTGTTTGCTGAAGGACGGTCGAGATGCTAATGTCACCAAGAACTTCATAAAAAAACTTCCATTCCTTACACATATTTCTTCATAAATGAAAGCCGTAACTGCAAAATCCTGGGAGTTTTTGGAAATATATAATTTTAGAAGTTACCTTATGTTACACCCATTGGTAGACGGGTTGGTAGCCAAAATCTTGTTATATATTGTGCAACACAACACTGATTCTACGATTTTTATGACTTCAGAGTTTTGATGCCACACCACCAACAATACAATGTTAATAGATTTGTAGTATTATTCATTTCCAgctctttttttgtatttgtgtcaTTCTTTTTTTGCGTTGAGTCTTTGCTAAATTTCAGACATTGTTCTCTTGCCCCAGGTCGAAGCTGCAGAGGGACCAGGACAGGGACATCAGCGAGCTCATCGCTCTTGGCGTGCCCAACCCTCGCTCTGCCAGTGAGGCCCAGTACGACCAGAGACTCTTCAATCAGAGCAAGGTCAGAATATGTTACAGCTACTTTACTGCAGCAGTATAGACTGAGATGATTTATGTTGACTGGAGAAAAATATCAATATGTATGTAGACAGACTGAAtgtccagctctgcagcatgaGGACACATTTCTGAAAGGAGAGTTACAATATGTTAAGGTAAGGGAGACAGTGAGTGCCACTGCTCCCAGTGTTTGCCTCAAGTGGTACAGGCTCCagtggtttgttttttcctgcatcAGGGGTGATAATGAAAGCCTCAGCGGCAGAACAAACTTGATAGATGAGCAGCATTTCATGAAATTGAGTAAATCGATACCCAGatacaagacaaaaaaacaccttaTAACCCAGAggacaaatgtatttttcttggGTACAAAAGGGaagcaaaaagcagaaaagagatTTATTCGCATGCAGAAAGTCCCGTAAAAACATCACCTTGTTGTACACTGACACATCTTCTGAAAGACACTCTTCCCTTTCTGTCGTCGTGTCTTTCCAGGGTATGGATAGTGGTTTCGCTGGTGGTGAGGATGAGACGTACAACGTGTATGACCAGCCGTTCCGCGGCGGCAGAGACATGGCTTCAAACATCTACCGGCCCAGCAAGAACATAGACAAGGACGCCTACACAGATGACTTTGACACACTCATGGCAAACAACAGGTACTGTGAATTACTTGTTTATGTTGAATCAATAACACACATTTATGGTGCTAATTTCATTTTTCTATGGTGGCACCAGCCTCTTTCAATTTTAGAAACACAACTCTAGAAAGTGCATTAAAAAACGATCGATGTTCGCCATTGCTTGTTTGAAAACACTTCAATTTTATTGactgttatatttttatgttatgAGGCTGCTTCAGTTTTAACCTCCTCAATATTAATTACAGAAAATCCCAATAAAAGCCTGGATTATTTTGAGGTCATTCTGGCTTTATTTTGAGACACGAGGCAAGCGCGCACATGATGTCCCAGCAGGAGCCCTTGTCCTTGGGGCAGCAGTGCCACACTCTACTAGCCGAGCATAGCTTGTCCCATATGTTTAGTCACCAGCTTGTCATTGTCCTCTAGGAATGTTtggctggctgcagggtgttACACCGCTGTGCACAACATAGTAAAGAAAATCTTTGACTTAAGGGAATCCTCTGAGACATACATAAGTATAATGGAGTACCCTATATTGCGGATCCAGTCCTTTATTTCTTCTCATGAAAACGTTTTTTTGGACAGGAAGCAACCTGCAATTAGCATGTAGTTTCAACactttgtcctctgtcctctttcccGTCCACCATCAGGTTTGTTCCAGACAAAGAGTTCTCAGGTGCTGACCATGGGCAGAGGAGGGAAGGGCCAGTCCAGTTTGAAGAGGATCCCTTCGGTCTGGATAAGTTCTTGGAGGAGGCCAAGCAGCACGGCGGCTCCAAGAGGCCCTCCACCAGCAGCCGCTCCAAGGACGACTACCACGACAAGAAACGCAGGAAGGAGTGAGAGCGACCGGGCACAGGGTCCACATAGGGCAGCTGCTAGCACGTCATAGGATGGGGGGTCAGTCTGCACCCGTCGGTGGTTGACGGGGGGTTTTAACACACTCGTCTCTATCAGGAATGAtctgtcgttttttttttttcctttttgtcacgTTTTTGTTTCCTCGGCTTTATTCAGAATATGCTGAGCAATTGGTCTCATGTTAATTATAATATGAGTGCATGTGTTACATCTAGTGGAGCAAAACTGAAAGCTGTGGTGAGATCAGCCTGTGCATCTGAAAACTGTCAGTGAAGGGCAGCAAATGTCAGTTCACATGAGGATGCTAACATTTTGGCCCTTGAAATGTTTAGATTTTAGTTATtgtatcagtgtttgtttttttttttaaacattatacAGAGGAAGTGTTcagatttccatttttctcattcgtccacctcctccccccctTTGAGTTTTTgtccactgtgttttatttaagctCCTGGTGTATCTGTGAGAACAGCTCAGGCCTGTATTTGATGGACAATATGTACAGCAGTATGAACTGTCAGTAAGATGTTAAGCAAACCAGCTTTATAATTCTTGTACATTACTACCAATGGAATAAATTTCATATAGTGTGTAATTAGTGTCCCACTGTGTTTCTTATTGACTTAAGTTATTTGTGGTGTTTACAAATTTGGAAATGAGACGCTCCCTGTCAGCTTTTTTGTTTCAGTCcagctcagagctgctgaatcTAAACTTTTACGACCTAGCAGGAAGTCCATTAGTTGTGTAATCGTTCTCATTTGTTTGGACTAGATTTCCCTTATTTTAATCACTTCCAAGTAATGCGTCCCATTTACATAGATGATTAAATGCCCAAAATGTATTCAGAGAAGCCATCTATTACAAAGTGTGAGTcgtgacttcttttttttttttcttaaccaGAAATGACTGCGATTTATGCGATGATTAGAGCAAAACTGGTTCCattaattacaattaattatGACTTACGCAGtctgacagttttattttccCAGGCTTTGGAAAATAATCAACACGGCATTACACAGCCCAGCAGACGCACAGATCTGCACAGTGCCATCTTTCACTCATGCCTGAATAGGGCTCAGACAGTTGTTATATGCGCATGATTTATGTTTCCTTCAATTGCCAGTGTTTGTGGTTATGGCTTCCTGTAGTAGTGCAGTGTTCCagatttgcatgttttattgcTGGCGTTTTACCGACAGCAGAAAAACTATAGCCttttaaagctgtgaaatgGCACATTGATGAGCTCCAAACCAGAAAGAATCCAAGTGAACTGAAATTGGATTATATTAGGACATCCAGAAGGAACACTGTACTTGGCAAATCTTCTGCTTGTGCTAAAGTTGCTTATGTTCATTACAATTTAAAAACTTGAAGTCACCTTTGTTTGCCAGAAGCTGAATGGGATTTTAATAGCGTGTGTACAAATGTGGTAGTTTATTTTCTTATGAACATTTTGTTTGAGCAGAGGCTGTGAAATTCTAAAATTAGAAATTTCTTCAACAATTGATATCGAAATTCACTTTGAACTGCTACAGAAATACAACCGAAGACGATGAACAATCACTTGAAATATACTTGTACTTCTGCAACTGTATTTCTTCAAAATGCCTGGGATTGCCGTTTGGACGCCATTCAAATCCATTGCGGGaatggcggactccgccactGACAATGCCAAACTACTGCACAAAGAGATAACTGACAAGCCCAAACCAGCCATATATAGTGTCAGAAATCGGAGGGTTTAGAGGTCTAATATGGGGGAAATGTTACAAGTTGTGACTTTAAATTCATTTTGCTCACTGTTTGAGATCCAAGCTCTCACAGCTCTCACCACCTGTTAGGTCTGAGGAAGACTGCTGTGAAGTAAACACATTAAACCCTCAATCGGTCACGGCAAAGTGGCTTTGATGCGATTGAACATTGACCTATACTCCTGTGGAGGGGAGCTGACATGCTCAAAAAGTTATCAGATCAGGTCCCCATCTCCCCTCTGCAGCTGAGGAAAGACGCTCAACAGCACAAAACCATGACTAGGAGGGGGCCCCTGATGTTTATCATTTACATACTGTACTTTTAGAAATTCTTGATTGGGCATTACCTGCTTTGTAACCGTAACGCAAAAGAGGAACGTGATCAAGCGTGCGTGTCCCACCTGTGTGTGAATAAATGTTGAATgaaaggatggatggaaagtCGGTACGCCACTGGTGTGAGGTGATTCAAGGACGGTGGGGGTTTATTGTGAGGGCCTGATGTGAGTGTCAGCGTGAAGAAATCAACCTGACATGGACCAGCTCAGTGTGACTGACTCATGAGAGGAATAATGGCTGCTGTATGTGGTTTTGGAGACACATTTATGAACATGAATGAAGTCCTTGCAATgggcaaaatgtgaaaagtgaaaaatatattttaaaaatttCTGAGTCAGCACAATCAGGAAAAGCTTTCCAACACAGGCTGGTTTCTCCCGGAAAAGATGTGCTGCCTTCAGCCTGCATTTGCGCTCGGAACATTGTTGAAGTAAGGACAGCTTGATAATAGGTCTCCACTCAGCTCTTGTCTGCCTTTATGAATgtgcacagaggaagatgaatgaGATTCTTATTCATGAAGGTAACAGGAAATTGGTTCCTTGGCAGTGCTTTTGTGTGCTGTTTGATGTAAACGGTGACCATATTGTGTTGGACCATAATGGAATCCTCAGGTTGCAGACGGAAGCCATGATGGATAGCTCCTTATCTTTGCTCCACAACGAAACAAACCcagaaataataaacaatattgAGTTGTTGCAGCACATCTTTCCACTCGTTGGACTTGATGGAGGATGGCTGAGTTTGTTTTGCGATGCCTTTTGTGAtatttctccctccttcctcccctcagtGGCAGCAAAGCAATAAGTTTGGTGATAAATGTCCCCCACTGCTACTGTTGACCTGTCGAAGACGGTGGCCAGAGAGAGATTTTATCTCACTCCGTGAGATTTGCTC
This window encodes:
- the snw1 gene encoding SNW domain-containing protein 1, with translation MSLTSFLPAPTQLSQDQLEAEERLRAQKSYSTALVSSRREPPPYGHRQGWVPRSLEDFGDGGAFPEIHVAQFPLEMGRKKKTSNALAVQVDAEGKIKYDAIARQGQSKDKVVFSKYTDLLPKEVLNEDTPELQKPDEEAVKELTEKTRAALDKQVSQKIAAAMPVRAADKQAPAQYIRYTPSQQGVAFNSGAKQRVIRMVEMQKDPMEPPRFKINKKIPRGPPSPPAPVMHSPSRKMTVKEQQEWKIPPCISNWKNAKGYTIPLDKRLAADGRGLQTVHINENFAKLAEALYIADRKAREAVEMRAQVEKKMAQKEKEKKEEKLRELAQMARDRRAGIKSHGDKGGEDGEARERDEIRHDRRKERQHDRNISRAAPDKRSKLQRDQDRDISELIALGVPNPRSASEAQYDQRLFNQSKGMDSGFAGGEDETYNVYDQPFRGGRDMASNIYRPSKNIDKDAYTDDFDTLMANNRFVPDKEFSGADHGQRREGPVQFEEDPFGLDKFLEEAKQHGGSKRPSTSSRSKDDYHDKKRRKE